From Azospirillum brasilense:
CGCCGGCCTGATCGGCGCGTCCTGGCTGCTGGTCGTGACGGCGGGCCATGCCTCCGCGACCGAGATGATGTCGCTGGTCGCCTACGGCGCCGGTCTGGTCGGCATGCTGAGCGCGTCGGCCGCCTACAACATGTCCCCGCCGGGCCGGCGCAAGGCGGTGCTGCGGCGGGTCGACCACGCGATGATCTATGTGATGATCGCCGGCAGCTACACCCCCTTCACCCTGAACCGTCTGGACGGCGCCGCGGGAATCCCGCTGGGCGTCGCGGTGTGGGTGGTGGCGCTGGGCGGGGTGGCGCTGAAGCTGTTCGCCTCCTGGCGGTACGAACGGCTGGGCTTCGTGCTCTATCTCGGGCTCGGCTGGGCCATCCTGTCGGTGGCCGAACCGCTGTGGCGGTCGCTGTCGCCGACCACGCTGCTTCTGCTGGCGGTCGGCGGGGTGGTCTACACGGTAGGGGCCTTCATCCACACGCTGGACCGCCTGCCCTACAACATCCCGGTCTGGCACGCGCTGGTCGTGGTGGCGGCCTCCTGCCACTTCGCCGCGGTGGCGCGGGAATTCGCGGTAACGTGACGAACGAGGGGCCTCGCGAAAGGCCCCCCCGCCTGCATCATCAATGCACCATCGTCACCGGCTGGGTCGCCGCGCTGCGCACCTGGGCGGAGACGGGCAGGCCGTTGATGGTCAACTCGCCGCCTTCCGCCCCCACCTTGACCGTCTGGCCGTCGGCGACGCGGCCCTCCAGGATCATGGTGGCCAGCGGGTTCTGAAGCTCCCGCTGGATCACCCGCTTCAGCGGGCGCGCGCCGTAGACCGGGTCGTAGCCGGCCTCGGCCAGCCACTGCGTCGCCGCCTCGTCCACCTCCAGCGTGATGTCGCGGTCGGCCAGCATGCGGACCAGCCGGCCGAGCTGGATCGTCACGATCCCGCCCATATGGCTGCGGTCCAGGCGGTGGAACAGCAGGATCTCGTCCAGCCGGTTCAGGAACTCCGGCCGGAAGTGGGCGCGCACCACCTCCATCACCTCGTCGCGCACGGCGCCGCTGTCCTGGCCTTCCGGCTGGGCCGCCAGCACCTCGGAGCCGAGGTTCGAGGTCATGATGATGACCACGTTGCGAAAATCCACCGTCCGCCCCTGCCCGTCGGTCAGGCGCCCGTCGTCGAGCACCTGGAGCAGCACGTTGAAGACGTCCGGGTGGGCCTTCTCGACCTCGTCGAACAGGACGACCTGATAGGGCCGGCGGCGCACCGCCTCGGTCAGCGCCCCGCCCTCCTCATAGCCGACATAGCCCGGAGGCGCGCCGATCATGCGGGCGACCGAGTGCTTCTCCATGTATTCCGACATGTCGAGCCGGACCATCGCCGTCTCGTCGTCGAACAGGAACTCGGCCAGCGCCTTGGTCAGCTCGGTCTTGCCGACGCCGGTGGGCCCAAGGAACAGGAAGGAGCCGATCGGCCGGTTGGGGTCCTGCAGGCCGGCGCGGGCGCGGCGGACGGCGTTGGAGACCGCCACGATGGCCTCGTCCTGCCCGATCACGCGGGTCTTCAGGCGGGTCTCCATCGCCAGCAGCTTCTCCCGCTCGCCGGCCAGCATCTTGTCCACCGGCACGCCGGTCCAGCGGCTGACCACGGCGGCGATGTCGCTGTCGCGCACCTCCTCGTTCAGCATGCGGTTGGCGGCGTGGGCCTCCGCCTCCTTCAGACGCTTCTCCAGGTCGGGGATGACGCCGTAGGCCAGCTCGCCGGCCCGGCCCCAGTTGCCGTCGCGCTGGGCCTGCTCCAGCTCGGTGCGGGCCTTCTCCAGGTCCTCCTTAATCTTCTGGGCGCCCTGGAGCTGGTCCTTCTCGGCCTGCCACTTGGCGGTCAGCTCGGCGGATTCCTGCTCCAGGTCGGCCAACTCGCCTTCCAGGTTGGCGAGCCGGGCGCGCGAGGCCTCGTCGGATTCACGCTTCAGCGCCTCCCGCTCGATCTTGAGCTGGATGATGCGGCGGTCCAGCTCGTCGATGGTCTCCGGTTTGCTGTCCACGGCCATGCGCAGGCGGCTGGCCGCCTCGTCGATCAAATCGATGGCCTTGTCGGGCAGGAAGCGGTCGGTGATGTAGCGGTTCGACAGGGTCGCCGCCGACACGATGGCGCCGTCGGTGATGCGCACGCCGTGGTGCACCTCGTAGCGCTCCTTCAGGCCGCGCAGGATGGAGATGGTGTCCTCCACCGTCGGCTCCGGCACGAAGACCGGCTGGAAGCGCCGGGCCAGTGCCGCGTCCTTCTCGATGTGCTTGCGGTACTCGTCCAGCGTGGTGGCGCCGACGCAGTGCAGCTCGCCGCGCGCCAGCGCCGGCTTCAGCATGTTGGAGGCGTCCATGGCGCCATCCGCCTTGCCGGCGCCGACCAGCGTGTGCAACTCGTCGATGAAGACGATGATCTCGCCCGCCGCCGCCTGGATCTCCTGGAGCACGGCCTTCAGCCGCTCCTCGAACTCGCCGCGGTATTTGGCGCCGGCCACCATGCCGGCGAGGTCGAGCGACAGCAGCTTCTTGTTCTTCAGCCCTTCCGGCACGTCGCCCTTGACGATGCGCTGGGCGAGGCCCTCGACGATGGCGGTCTTGCCAACGCCCGGCTCGCCGATCAGGACGGGGTTGTTCTTGGTGCGGCGGGCCAGCACCTGGATGGTGCGGCGGATTTCCTCGTCGCGCCCGATGACGGGGTCGAGCTTGCCCTCGCGCGCCGACTCGGTCAGGTCGCGGGCGTATTTCTTCAGCGCGTCATAGCCCTGCTCGGCGCTGGCGGTGTCGGCGGTGCGGCCCTTGCGCACCTCGTTGATCGCGGTGTTCAGCGCCTGCGGGGTGACACCCGCACGCTTCAGCACCGCGGCGGACGGCGTGCCGTCGGCCATGGCGAGCGCCAGCAGGATGCGCTCCGCCGTGACGTAGCTGTCGCCGGCCTTCTTGGCGACCGTCTCGGCCTGCTCGAACACGCGGGACAGTTCCGGCGTCAGGTACACCTGCCCGGCCCCGGCGCCCTCCACCTTGGGCTGCTTGTCCAACTCGGCGTCCACGCCCGACAGCGCCAGGGCGGGGTCGCCGCCGGCT
This genomic window contains:
- the trhA gene encoding PAQR family membrane homeostasis protein TrhA, with the protein product MKPDSCFEFPVHTAGERAADAVIHAIGVIAGLIGASWLLVVTAGHASATEMMSLVAYGAGLVGMLSASAAYNMSPPGRRKAVLRRVDHAMIYVMIAGSYTPFTLNRLDGAAGIPLGVAVWVVALGGVALKLFASWRYERLGFVLYLGLGWAILSVAEPLWRSLSPTTLLLLAVGGVVYTVGAFIHTLDRLPYNIPVWHALVVVAASCHFAAVAREFAVT
- the clpB gene encoding ATP-dependent chaperone ClpB is translated as MDFEKYTERSRGFVQAAQTLALRRGHQRLTPEHLLKTLLDDKEGLAANLIRAAGGDPALALSGVDAELDKQPKVEGAGAGQVYLTPELSRVFEQAETVAKKAGDSYVTAERILLALAMADGTPSAAVLKRAGVTPQALNTAINEVRKGRTADTASAEQGYDALKKYARDLTESAREGKLDPVIGRDEEIRRTIQVLARRTKNNPVLIGEPGVGKTAIVEGLAQRIVKGDVPEGLKNKKLLSLDLAGMVAGAKYRGEFEERLKAVLQEIQAAAGEIIVFIDELHTLVGAGKADGAMDASNMLKPALARGELHCVGATTLDEYRKHIEKDAALARRFQPVFVPEPTVEDTISILRGLKERYEVHHGVRITDGAIVSAATLSNRYITDRFLPDKAIDLIDEAASRLRMAVDSKPETIDELDRRIIQLKIEREALKRESDEASRARLANLEGELADLEQESAELTAKWQAEKDQLQGAQKIKEDLEKARTELEQAQRDGNWGRAGELAYGVIPDLEKRLKEAEAHAANRMLNEEVRDSDIAAVVSRWTGVPVDKMLAGEREKLLAMETRLKTRVIGQDEAIVAVSNAVRRARAGLQDPNRPIGSFLFLGPTGVGKTELTKALAEFLFDDETAMVRLDMSEYMEKHSVARMIGAPPGYVGYEEGGALTEAVRRRPYQVVLFDEVEKAHPDVFNVLLQVLDDGRLTDGQGRTVDFRNVVIIMTSNLGSEVLAAQPEGQDSGAVRDEVMEVVRAHFRPEFLNRLDEILLFHRLDRSHMGGIVTIQLGRLVRMLADRDITLEVDEAATQWLAEAGYDPVYGARPLKRVIQRELQNPLATMILEGRVADGQTVKVGAEGGELTINGLPVSAQVRSAATQPVTMVH